The Opitutaceae bacterium genome has a window encoding:
- a CDS encoding SGNH/GDSL hydrolase family protein, which yields MTTRRQFIGQLAAAGLGGMLAHRLTGNPGDTPMNARDYLKSILYTREEVESWLQGEAFPFARYSSAFGWLLPDARFRDGVDNSISVYTYEPDDGPRIRVNYADRPCRINTYGDSFTQCHQVSDGETWQEVLAAHLQEPVRNFGIGGWSVYQAWLRLQKEEARTPADVIIFNIYDDDHFRNLDAWRNIRARKHERFIEPTLPHLAVNPAEGTLAEKPNPCPTEESLFNLCDLDWVHEHFKDDFALGIELAHLNASTANPREAYRELRELATTHGIVTRSDDFPTLEAAADALHREAALFSTRWLVGKIDAFASSHGKKLIYVLSYPADRIAEGVESGIRWDQPFVDFLKARSNPVIDLHEAHLEDHAANYKIELRQYLKRFFMGHYNPRGNAFCARAVKDVLVQVLDPKPPAYREDPGILK from the coding sequence ATGACCACCCGCCGCCAATTCATCGGACAGCTTGCCGCCGCCGGACTGGGCGGAATGCTCGCCCATCGGCTCACCGGAAACCCCGGAGACACCCCCATGAACGCACGAGACTACCTCAAATCCATCCTCTATACCCGCGAGGAGGTCGAAAGTTGGCTGCAGGGTGAAGCCTTCCCCTTCGCCCGCTACAGTTCCGCATTCGGCTGGCTCCTCCCGGACGCCAGATTCCGCGACGGGGTCGACAATTCGATTTCCGTCTACACCTACGAACCGGACGACGGACCCCGCATCCGGGTGAACTACGCCGACCGTCCCTGCAGGATCAACACCTACGGCGACAGCTTCACCCAATGCCACCAGGTCAGCGACGGGGAAACCTGGCAGGAGGTCCTCGCCGCCCATCTGCAGGAACCCGTCCGGAATTTCGGGATCGGCGGGTGGTCGGTCTACCAGGCCTGGCTGCGTCTGCAGAAAGAGGAAGCGCGGACCCCGGCCGACGTCATCATCTTCAACATCTACGACGACGACCACTTCAGGAATCTTGACGCGTGGCGCAATATCCGTGCCCGCAAGCACGAACGCTTCATCGAGCCCACCCTGCCTCACCTCGCAGTCAACCCTGCCGAGGGCACTCTGGCTGAAAAGCCCAACCCCTGCCCGACCGAGGAGAGCCTCTTCAATCTCTGCGACCTCGACTGGGTCCACGAGCACTTCAAGGATGACTTTGCTCTGGGCATCGAACTGGCTCATCTGAACGCCTCCACCGCCAATCCCCGCGAAGCCTACCGCGAGCTACGCGAGCTCGCCACCACCCACGGTATCGTCACCCGCTCGGACGATTTTCCCACCCTTGAAGCGGCCGCCGATGCCCTGCACCGGGAGGCGGCCCTCTTCTCAACCCGGTGGCTGGTCGGAAAAATCGATGCCTTCGCCTCTTCCCACGGCAAAAAACTGATCTACGTGCTTTCGTATCCGGCCGATCGCATCGCGGAGGGAGTCGAGAGCGGAATCCGTTGGGATCAGCCATTCGTCGATTTCCTGAAAGCGCGGTCCAACCCCGTCATCGACCTCCATGAGGCACACCTCGAGGACCACGCGGCCAACTACAAGATCGAGCTCCGTCAATACCTGAAGAGATTCTTCATGGGCCACTACAACCCGAGGGGGAATGCCTTCTGCGCCCGGGCGGTCAAAGACGTGCTGGTGCAAGTGCTGGACCCGAAACCACCGGCCTACCGAGAGGACCCGGGCATTCTGAAATAG